DNA from Acidobacteriota bacterium:
CCGGTCTTTTCCATGGGCGGCATCGCGGTCGGATTATATCACATCCCGCCGGACCGGCCGGGACGCCCCGGACGCCTTGACCTCGATCCCGGAACCTGTTAGATTTGGCCGGACGCCCGTGAAAAAAGAAGCCCTTCAACCGACAAAACCGGGCAGGGACGATCAGGCCAAAGCCAAGCTCGTCTACAAGCTCGACGAGGTCAGCCGCCTGACCGGCGTCGATGTCGCCACGCTGACGGCCTGGGAACAGGAATTCCCGTTCCTCAGCGCCGGCCTGACCGGGGCCGGCGAGAAGTTCTTCCGCCAGCAGGACGTGGCCATCGTCGCCCGGGTCAAGGAGCTCATGGCCGCGAAAACGCTGACCATGGCCGGGATCAAGCGCCGGATCGAGGAGGAGTTCCACCTGGCCCCGTCCCACCCGGTCCATCCCGAACGGCTTCGCAAGACGCTCAACAACGTCCGCGACGAGCTCCAGGACATCGTTTCCGCGCTCGACGGCGGACGGAAAAAAAAGACCTGAAAAGCCCCGCGATTCTGCTATAATAGGGGCCCCTGGTCCGGGACGTGGCGCAGCCTGGTAGCGCACATGCTTGGGGTGCATGGGGTCGGCGGTTCGAATCCGCCCGTCCCGACCAACTCTCACCCCGCAGATCCCGCCCCGGCCGCCGGCGGGGGCCGAGGAGCTCACGATGGCCGCGACGAAGAAGAACAAAGCCGCAGACGATCTGAAGGGCCGGGCCCTCGCGCCGGCCGGCCTGGTCGCCTATCAGGACGATGCGATCGTCAGCCGCGAGATCATCAGCCGGAAGGCCGGCTCGGTGACCGCCTTCGCCTTCGCCAAGGGCGAGCGGCTGAGCGAGCACACGGCCCCCTACGACGCCCTGGTCATCGACCTCGAAGGCCGGGCCGACGTCGTCATCGGCGGACGGGCCAACCGGGTCAAGCCGGGCGACATGATCATCATGCCGGCCGCCGTGCCGCACGCCCTCAAGGCGGTGACCCGGTTCAAGATGCTCCTGGTCATGATCAAGAAGCCCTCGTGAGCACGACGGCCCGGACCGAAGCGAGCCGCGGGGGCCGGCGCCCGGTCATCCTCCTGACCAACGACGACGGGTTCTACCGCGAGACGATCCAGGCCCTCTTCCGGGCGCTGGGAACGCTCGGCACGACCTACATCGTCGCGCCGGACCGGGAGAAGAGCGCCTGCTCCCTGGCCGTCACCCTGCGCCAGCCTCTGCGGGCCCAACGGATCAAGCCGCGGGTCTGGGCGGTCGACGGCACGCCCGTCGACTGCGTCTACTTCGCCCTCCAGAAGTTCCTGCCGCGGCGGCCGGACCTCATCGTCTCGGGCATGAACCCGGGGCCGAACCTGGGCCAGCAGGACATCAATTATTCGGGGACCGTGGCCGGCGCCATCCAGGGATCGTTCCACGGCATACCCTCGATCGCCGTATCGCTCCTGCCGGACGCCAGGGGCCGCTTCGACCTGAAGGCGGCGGCGGCCATCGTGCGGCTGATCGCGGCCGACGTCCTGGCCGGCGGCCTGCCGCCGGCGACCGCCCTCAACGTCAATATCCCGCCGGCGCCGGTCAAAGGCGTCAAGATCACCCGCCTAGGCTGGAAGTTCTACGACCCCGAGATCATCGAGAAGACCGATCCCCGCAACTCCTCCTATTACTGGATAGGGACGGGGACGCCGCGCCGGGTGGGCGACGCCGGAACGGACGTCGTGGCCGCCCACGCGGGCTACATCTCCCTGACCCCCCTGCAGACCGACATGACCGCCCATCACGCCATGGGCGCGGCCAAGCTGCGCCGGATCGCCAAGAGGCTCCGGTCGGCCGGCTGAGCCCGGGCAGGGGCGGCCGGGACGGCCCGGCTAGGGCTTGGGGATCGCGGCCCGTTTCCTTCGCCTGTTCCGGAGGTATTCGACGGCGATGGGCAGGGCCGAGATGAGGATGATGGCCAGGATCGCGACGGAGAAGTTCTTCCTGACGAAGGGGATGGCGCCGAAGAAATAACCCGCGCCGACGAGCAGGAGGACCCAGCCGGCCCCGCCGAGGACGTTGAACGACAGGAACCGGCCGTACGACATCCGGCCGATGCCCGCGACGAAGGGCGCGAACGTCCGGATGATGGGCACGAAGCGGGCGATGATGATGGTCTTGCCGCCGTGCTTCTCGTAGAAAGCGTGGGTCCGGTCGAGGTATTCCTTCTTGAAGAAGCGGGCGCCGTCCTTGCTGAAGGCCCTCTGGCCGAGACGGCGGCCGATCCAGTAATTGACGGTGTCCCCGATGACCGCGGCCGCGGCCAGGACGACGACGAGCACGCGGGCGTCGAGGCTGCCGGCCGCGGCGAACGTCCCGGCGGCGAAGAGCAGCGAATCGCCGGGCAGGAAAGGCATGATCACGAGCCCGGTCTCGATGAAGATGACGACGAAGAGTATGGAATACGTCCACAGTCCGTACTGGCTGATGATCGCGCCGAGATAGCGGTCGAGGTGCAGGACGATATCGGCGATCTTCCGGACAAGCTCCATTAGTCCCTTAATATACCCGGGGCGGGCCGGGTAATCAAACCCCCTATGGTAATATAGGTCCATGACCATGAACGCCCTGAAACTCGAACGCGTCGAGAAGGCCCTGGACCGCCTCTCCCCGCTCGAGAAGTCCTGCGCGCTCTGCCCCCGGGACTGCCGCGCGGACCGGACGGCGGGCGCCGGCGGCGTCTGCCGGACGGGGCGCCTGGCCTCCGTGTCCCACGCCCTTCTCCACTTCGGCGAGGAGCCGGTCATCAGCGGCAGATCCGGGTCGGGGACGATCTTCTTCACCGGCTGCAACCTCAAGTGCCTGTTCTGCCAGAACTACCAGTTGAGTTGGCTTCTCGAGGGCCGGCCGGTCTCCGACGAGGCGCTGGCGGCCATGATGCTCGACCTCCAGGCCCGGGGGGCCCGCAACATCAACCTGGTCTCGCCGAGCCACGTTGTCCTGCCGATCCTGCGGGCTTTGCGCCAGGCCCTGACCGATGGCCTCGAGCTTCCCATCGTCTGGAACTCCAACGGTTACGACGGCCTCGAGGTCATCCGGGCCCTGGAGGGCGTCGTCGACATCTACCTGCCCGACCTCAAGTACCATTCCGCCGAGCTCTCCAAGCGCTACTCCGCCGCGCCCGACTACTTCGAAAAGGCGTCCGCGGCCGTCAAGGAGATGTCGCTGCAGCAGCCGGCCCTAGATATCGGCTCCGGCGGCACGGCCCGCCGCGGCCTCGTCGTCCGCCACCTCGTCCTGCCCGGCGCGGTCGAGGATACGCTCGTCCTGCTGGACTGGGTCGGCCGGAACCTCTCGCCGTTCATCGGCTTGAGCCTGATGAGCCAGTACCATCCCTGCTTCAGGGCGCCGGAGGAGCTCCGGCGCGGCGTCTCAGCCGGCGAGTACCGGCGGGCCGCCGACGCGGCCCTGGCCCTGGGGCTCGACCGGCTCTTCCTCCAGCCCCAGCCATTTCAGGTGGACGAGCACCTGATGCCGGACTTCCGGAACGAGAAGCCCTTCCGCTGGAAATGACCGGCCGGGCCGGCGGCCGCGACCTCAGCCGAACCGTCCGGTGATATAGTCCTCGGTCCGGGGATCGCGGGGCGCGGTGAAGATGCGGCGGGTCTCCCCGATCTCGACCAGCTCGCCGAGCAGGAAATACCCGGTGACATCGGAGACGCGGGCCGCCTGCTGCATGTTATGGGTGACGATGACGATGGTGTAGCGCTTCTTGAGCTCGGCCATGAGGTCCTCGATGTTGGCCGTCGCGGCCAGGTCGAGGGCCGAGCAGGGCTCGTCCATGAGCAGGATCTGAGGCTCGACCGCCAGGAGCCGGGCGATGCACAGCCGCTGCTGCTGCTCGCCCGAGAGCAGCAGGGCGTTCTCGTCGAGGCGGTCCTTGAGCTCGTCCCAGAGGTGGACGGCCTCGAGGCTGCGGACGAGCCGGGCCTCGACGGCCCCGGGGTCCCGGAGGCCGTGGACGCGGAGCCCGTAGACGACGTTGTCGAAAACGCTGAGGGGGAAGGGATTGGGCCGCTGGAAGACCATGCCGACCTTCTTGCGCAGCTCCAGGAGATCGGTGCCGGGGGCGTAGATGTCCTGCCCGCCGATGAGGATCCGGCCGGTCACCCGGACGTCGTCGATGAGGTCGGCCATGCGGTCGAG
Protein-coding regions in this window:
- a CDS encoding MerR family transcriptional regulator — encoded protein: MKKEALQPTKPGRDDQAKAKLVYKLDEVSRLTGVDVATLTAWEQEFPFLSAGLTGAGEKFFRQQDVAIVARVKELMAAKTLTMAGIKRRIEEEFHLAPSHPVHPERLRKTLNNVRDELQDIVSALDGGRKKKT
- a CDS encoding cupin domain-containing protein, with product MAATKKNKAADDLKGRALAPAGLVAYQDDAIVSREIISRKAGSVTAFAFAKGERLSEHTAPYDALVIDLEGRADVVIGGRANRVKPGDMIIMPAAVPHALKAVTRFKMLLVMIKKPS
- the surE gene encoding 5'/3'-nucleotidase SurE; translated protein: MSTTARTEASRGGRRPVILLTNDDGFYRETIQALFRALGTLGTTYIVAPDREKSACSLAVTLRQPLRAQRIKPRVWAVDGTPVDCVYFALQKFLPRRPDLIVSGMNPGPNLGQQDINYSGTVAGAIQGSFHGIPSIAVSLLPDARGRFDLKAAAAIVRLIAADVLAGGLPPATALNVNIPPAPVKGVKITRLGWKFYDPEIIEKTDPRNSSYYWIGTGTPRRVGDAGTDVVAAHAGYISLTPLQTDMTAHHAMGAAKLRRIAKRLRSAG
- a CDS encoding DedA family protein; translation: MELVRKIADIVLHLDRYLGAIISQYGLWTYSILFVVIFIETGLVIMPFLPGDSLLFAAGTFAAAGSLDARVLVVVLAAAAVIGDTVNYWIGRRLGQRAFSKDGARFFKKEYLDRTHAFYEKHGGKTIIIARFVPIIRTFAPFVAGIGRMSYGRFLSFNVLGGAGWVLLLVGAGYFFGAIPFVRKNFSVAILAIILISALPIAVEYLRNRRRKRAAIPKP
- a CDS encoding radical SAM protein — protein: MTMNALKLERVEKALDRLSPLEKSCALCPRDCRADRTAGAGGVCRTGRLASVSHALLHFGEEPVISGRSGSGTIFFTGCNLKCLFCQNYQLSWLLEGRPVSDEALAAMMLDLQARGARNINLVSPSHVVLPILRALRQALTDGLELPIVWNSNGYDGLEVIRALEGVVDIYLPDLKYHSAELSKRYSAAPDYFEKASAAVKEMSLQQPALDIGSGGTARRGLVVRHLVLPGAVEDTLVLLDWVGRNLSPFIGLSLMSQYHPCFRAPEELRRGVSAGEYRRAADAALALGLDRLFLQPQPFQVDEHLMPDFRNEKPFRWK
- the pstB gene encoding phosphate ABC transporter ATP-binding protein PstB, which gives rise to MAIIEVRDLDFFYGRFQALRGITLDIEERRITALIGPSGCGKTTFLRTLDRMADLIDDVRVTGRILIGGQDIYAPGTDLLELRKKVGMVFQRPNPFPLSVFDNVVYGLRVHGLRDPGAVEARLVRSLEAVHLWDELKDRLDENALLLSGEQQQRLCIARLLAVEPQILLMDEPCSALDLAATANIEDLMAELKKRYTIVIVTHNMQQAARVSDVTGYFLLGELVEIGETRRIFTAPRDPRTEDYITGRFG